One stretch of Lysobacter sp. TY2-98 DNA includes these proteins:
- a CDS encoding DUF6689 family protein has product MTRLVRLFIFALLAVAAPFASAQSLPVQVGVQGNVATVVIGPSAAPLADMTLTFDSPHALTAANLGISAQTVSLTDPQLLARLPGTLASLDSSFPLMVTVEPPAGGLSFDRTVKVEIHTHALAYTYGSSYRLFKAPLGGAFRDITTEVAQGSVRARGTTGGFSQFLVLADVRRTGDVVDDKLERLRLRIATLPATEAAPLEVQRAAAAQAVADARYDDALGALDALAARVDDRAGTAIPNTWLAGGSGNNAAGDLLAGVATAKFSIAYLRNFGH; this is encoded by the coding sequence ATGACGCGTCTGGTCCGCCTGTTCATCTTCGCGCTGCTCGCCGTCGCCGCACCTTTCGCTTCCGCGCAATCGCTGCCTGTCCAGGTCGGCGTGCAGGGCAATGTCGCGACGGTGGTGATCGGCCCGTCCGCCGCACCACTGGCGGACATGACGCTCACCTTCGATTCGCCGCATGCGCTGACCGCCGCGAACCTGGGCATCAGCGCGCAGACGGTGTCGCTCACCGATCCGCAACTGCTCGCGCGCCTGCCGGGCACGCTGGCCTCGCTGGATTCCTCGTTCCCGCTGATGGTGACCGTCGAACCGCCCGCGGGCGGGCTGTCGTTCGATCGCACGGTGAAGGTCGAAATCCACACCCATGCCCTCGCCTACACCTACGGGTCGAGCTATCGCCTGTTCAAGGCGCCACTGGGCGGGGCGTTCCGCGACATCACCACCGAGGTGGCGCAGGGCAGCGTGCGGGCGCGCGGCACCACCGGCGGCTTCTCGCAGTTCCTGGTCCTCGCCGACGTACGCCGCACCGGTGATGTCGTCGACGACAAGCTCGAGCGCCTGCGCCTGCGCATCGCGACCTTGCCCGCCACCGAAGCCGCGCCGCTGGAAGTCCAGCGCGCTGCCGCCGCGCAGGCGGTCGCCGACGCCCGCTACGACGACGCGCTCGGCGCGCTCGACGCCCTCGCCGCGCGCGTGGACGACCGCGCGGGCACCGCGATTCCGAACACCTGGCTCGCGGGCGGCAGCGGCAACAACGCCGCGGGCGACCTACTCGCCGGCGTGGCGACCGCGAAGTTCTCGATCGCCTACCTGCGCAACTTCGGGCACTGA
- a CDS encoding FHA domain-containing protein, with the protein MQARLIAYIPEGPAIARIAAPGDRLRIGRSTDADFVLSHVSVSRRHAELESQPDGTWRLVDVDSKNGTFVDGARISQTTLARGCWLRFGDVHCEFAMLDSRAAEEQARRWQERRHEASRLTARIEAMAQPQDGAAPTSTLLEHSLRAVLELAQCTRGFVLTSGGGRYRVATSIALDASLSTGTEFTGSLGAVAQALRARAPVVFNDIGQDAWLSGRESVVRGGLRTLIALPLMDGTRVLGAIYADRREAGPPLTTLDVELLQAFAERCALWLAARGESQGGIEPPGPGEWTQLLAGHAPTR; encoded by the coding sequence ATGCAGGCCCGGCTCATCGCATACATTCCCGAAGGCCCCGCGATCGCGCGCATCGCCGCACCCGGTGATCGCCTGCGCATCGGGCGTTCGACCGACGCGGACTTCGTGCTCTCGCACGTGTCGGTATCGCGACGCCACGCCGAGCTCGAGTCGCAGCCCGACGGCACGTGGCGGCTGGTCGACGTCGACAGCAAGAACGGCACCTTCGTCGATGGCGCACGCATTTCGCAGACCACGCTCGCACGCGGTTGCTGGCTGCGCTTCGGCGACGTGCATTGCGAGTTCGCGATGCTCGACAGTCGCGCCGCAGAAGAGCAGGCGCGGCGCTGGCAGGAACGTCGCCACGAAGCCTCGCGACTGACCGCACGCATCGAGGCCATGGCGCAGCCGCAGGACGGCGCCGCGCCGACCAGCACGTTGCTCGAACACAGCCTGCGCGCCGTGCTGGAACTCGCGCAGTGCACGCGGGGCTTCGTACTGACGTCGGGCGGCGGACGCTATCGCGTGGCGACGTCGATCGCACTCGATGCCTCGCTCTCGACGGGCACCGAATTCACGGGCAGCCTCGGCGCGGTCGCCCAGGCCCTGCGCGCACGCGCGCCGGTCGTCTTCAACGACATCGGCCAGGACGCCTGGCTGTCGGGCCGCGAGTCGGTCGTGCGCGGTGGCCTGCGCACGCTGATCGCGCTGCCCTTGATGGACGGCACGCGCGTGCTCGGCGCGATCTACGCCGACCGCCGCGAAGCGGGTCCGCCGCTGACCACGCTGGACGTCGAACTGCTGCAGGCCTTCGCCGAGCGTTGCGCGCTGTGGTTGGCGGCGCGCGGCGAGTCGCAGGGTGGCATCGAGCCGCCGGGGCCGGGTGAGTGGACGCAATTGCTCGCAGGTCACGCACCGACGCGATGA